A region of Gracilinanus agilis isolate LMUSP501 chromosome 3, AgileGrace, whole genome shotgun sequence DNA encodes the following proteins:
- the B3GALT5 gene encoding beta-1,3-galactosyltransferase 5, translated as MVYQKIKMIHAFIIILVVSCLCLIISKMSSTEICIFCIRKEGTILFKKHSGNFLQLPDIDCGKNPPFLVVMVTSSHNQIKARMAIRETWGRERSIKGKRIITYFLLGITNPKDDYVVTQESQKYRDIIQKDFLDVYFNLTLKTMMGIEWVHHFCPQSDFVMKTDSDMFVNVYYLTELLLRKNRTTRFFTGFLKKNEFPIRKTFNKWYVSKYEYPWKKYPPFCSGTGYVFSSDIASDVYNVSEKVPFIKLEDVFMGLCLAELKINLEELYSEQTFFPDGLEFSTCRFKKIVTCHFVKPSELLMYWKALERSLDEKCPAD; from the coding sequence atgGTTTACCAGAAGATTAAGATGATACATGCTTTCATTATTATTCTTGTGGTTTCTTGTTTATGTTTGATCATATCTAAGATGAGTTCAACTGAAATTTGCATCTTTTGTATAAGAAAAGAAGGCACAATACTTTTTAAGAAACATAGTGGGAATTTTCTTCAGTTGCCAGATATAGACTGTGGAAAGAATCCTCCATTTTTAGTTGTGATGGTGACTTCGTCCCACAATCAGATTAAAGCACGGATGGCTATCCGTGAGacctggggaagagaaagaagtataAAAGGTAAACGTATAATAACATACTTTCTGCTAGGAATCACAAATCCAAAGGATGATTATGTGGTGACACAAGAAAGCCAGAAATACAGAGATATTATCCAAAAAGACTTTTTAGATGTATATTTTAATTTGACTCTTAAAACAATGATGGGGATAGAATGGGTTCACCACTTTTGCCCTCAATCTGACTTTGTGATGAAGACTGATTCTGACATGTTTGTTAATGTCTACTATCTAACTGAGCTCCTTCTAAGGAAAAATAGAACTACCAGGTTTTTCACtggttttttaaagaagaatgaatttccaattagaaaaacatttaataagtggtATGTAAGTAAATATGAATACCCATGGAAAAAGTATCCACCATTTTGTTCTGGAACAGGTTATGTTTTTTCTAGTGACATTGCAAGTGATGTTTATAATGTTTCAGAAAAAGTCCCTTTTATTAAACTGGAGGATGTTTTCATGGGACTCTGCCTTGCAGAactaaaaattaatctggaagaactaTACTCAGAACAGACATTTTTCCCTGATGGGCTCGAGTTTTCTACATGTCGCTTTAAGAAAATTGTGACCTGCCATTTTGTCAAACCATCAGAGTTGCTGATGTATTGGAAAGCTTTGGAGAGGTCCTTAGATGAAAAGTGTCCAGCTGATTGA